The following coding sequences are from one Microtus pennsylvanicus isolate mMicPen1 chromosome 1, mMicPen1.hap1, whole genome shotgun sequence window:
- the LOC142849320 gene encoding replication factor C subunit 3, whose amino-acid sequence MSLWVDKYRPCSLARLDYHKEQAAQLRNLVQCGDFPHLLVYGPSGAGKKTRIMCILRELYGVGVEKLRIEHQSITTPSKKKIEISTIASNYHLEVNPSDAGNSDRVVIQEMLKTVAQSQQLETSSQRDFKVVLLTEVDKLTKDAQHALRRTMEKYMSTCRLILCCNSTSKVIPPIRSRCLAVRVPAPSIDDICSVLSSVCKKEGLALPSELAHRLAEKSCRNLRKALLMCEACRVQQYPFTEDQEIPETDWEVYLRETANAIVSQQTPQRLLEVRGRLYELLTHCIPPEMIMKGLLSELLHNCDGQLKGEVAQMAAYYEHRLQLGSKAIYHLEAFVAKFMALYKKFMEDGLEGMVF is encoded by the exons ATGAGCCTGTGGGTGGACAAATACCGGCCGTGCTCCCTCGCCCGGCTGGACTATCACAAGGAACAGGCGGCTCAGCTGCGTAACCTG GTGCAGTGTGGTGACTTTCCTCACCTCCTAGTATATGGGCCATCAGGTGCTGgaaaaaagacaagaattatgtgtaTCCTACGAGAACTTTATGGTGTCGGGGTAGAAAAATTGAGAATTGAACATCAGTCTATCACA ActccatctaaaaaaaaaattgaaatcagcACCATTGCCAGTAACTACCACCTTGAAGTTAATCCCAG TGATGCAGGAAACAGCGATCGGGTCGTAATTCAGGAGATGCTGAAGACAGTGGCTCAGTCACAGCAGCTTGAAACCAGCTCACAAAGAGACTTCAAAG TGGTTTTATTGACAGAGGTGGACAAACTCACAAAGGATGCTCAGCATGCCTTGCGCAGAACCATGGAGAAGTACATGTCCACCTGCAGGCTGATCTTGTGTTGCAATTCCACATCTAAGGTGATCCCCCCGATCCGCAGTAGGTGCCTGGCAGTTCGGGTGCCTGCTCCCAGCATTGATGAC ATTTGCAGTGTGTTATCCAGTGTCTGCAAGAAGGAGGGTCTGGCTCTTCCTTCGGAACTGGCTCACAGGCTGGCAGAGAAGTCCTGCAGGAACCTCAGGAAAGCCTTACTGATGTGTGAAGCTTGCAGAGTGCAGCA ATACCCTTTTACTGAAGACCAAGAAATCCCCGAGACAGACTGGGAGGTGTATCTGAGGGAGACTGCAAATGCTATCGTCAGTCAGCAGACTCCACAGAG GCTCCTTGAAGTCCGCGGGAGGCTCTATGAGCTTCTCACTCACTGTATTCCTCCTGAGATGATAATGAAG GGCCTGCTCTCAGAGCTCTTACACAACTGCGACGGGCAGCTGAAAGGGGAGGTGGCGCAGATGGCAGCCTATTATGAGCATCGACTGCAGCTGGGCAGCAAAGCCATTTATCACTTGGAGGCGTTTGTGGCCAAGTTTATGGCCCTTTATAAGAAGTTCATGGAGGACGGGCTGGAAGGCATGGTGTTCTGA